From Acinetobacter suaedae, one genomic window encodes:
- a CDS encoding benzoate/H(+) symporter BenE family transporter, whose product MQRLIQDFSIPAVFAGFITFLIGISVSAVLVIQGAQSLGANTAQISSWFWALGLAIGLSGLLLSWKYKYPVATAWSTPGIALIIASTGHYDLYEAIGAFVICGIAIAVVGFSGVFQRLLAHIPASLTCAMLAGILLKFGIQIFSSLETHLGFILSMLAIYLLSKRLFPRYSIVLTVILGAAICPLFINFQLAPISWALTQPVWMQPSFSWSAILGLALPLFVINMTSQNLPGIAMIISYGYHPHVNQLVGWTGIAHTVFAPFGCFSVNLAAISAAVSLDDQVHPDPSKRYIAGISCGLFYVLMGLFAATLVSLLMSFPQIFIVALAGIALFATISHNIAVAFANVEEREAALLTFLCSASGVQFLGVGSAFWGLILGIVVLIIFKLKNKP is encoded by the coding sequence ATGCAACGCCTAATCCAAGATTTTTCAATCCCTGCTGTATTCGCTGGCTTTATCACATTTCTGATTGGTATTAGTGTTTCAGCAGTATTGGTTATACAAGGGGCGCAATCCCTTGGCGCAAATACCGCACAAATTAGCTCTTGGTTTTGGGCGCTAGGTTTAGCGATTGGTCTTTCAGGTTTATTGTTATCTTGGAAATATAAATATCCTGTTGCCACAGCTTGGTCTACCCCTGGCATTGCCTTAATTATTGCTTCCACAGGACATTATGATCTCTATGAAGCCATCGGTGCATTTGTCATCTGCGGGATTGCAATTGCAGTTGTTGGTTTCTCTGGTGTTTTCCAAAGATTATTGGCTCATATTCCAGCCAGCCTAACCTGTGCCATGCTTGCAGGGATCCTCTTAAAGTTTGGTATACAAATCTTTAGCAGCTTAGAAACACATCTAGGTTTTATCCTTAGCATGTTGGCAATTTATTTACTTTCAAAACGCTTATTCCCACGTTACAGCATTGTACTAACAGTTATTTTAGGCGCTGCAATTTGTCCATTATTCATTAACTTTCAGCTCGCACCGATCTCTTGGGCATTGACACAGCCCGTGTGGATGCAGCCCTCATTTTCATGGTCTGCAATTCTAGGTTTGGCTTTGCCTTTATTTGTGATCAATATGACTTCGCAAAACCTACCCGGTATCGCGATGATTATAAGCTATGGTTATCATCCTCACGTCAATCAACTTGTAGGCTGGACAGGTATTGCACATACTGTTTTTGCACCATTTGGATGTTTCTCAGTAAATTTGGCAGCGATCAGTGCCGCAGTAAGCTTGGATGATCAAGTGCATCCTGATCCAAGCAAACGCTATATTGCAGGCATAAGTTGTGGTTTATTTTATGTTTTAATGGGACTTTTTGCGGCGACGTTAGTTAGTTTACTGATGTCATTCCCACAAATTTTCATCGTTGCGCTTGCAGGTATTGCCCTTTTCGCAACGATTAGTCATAACATTGCTGTAGCTTTTGCCAATGTTGAAGAACGTGAAGCAGCGTTACTTACGTTCTTATGTAGTGCTTCTGGTGTGCAATTTTTAGGGGTTGGTTCTGCATTTTGGGGATTAATCCTTGGAATCGTCGTTTTAATTATTTTCAAGTTAAAAAATAAGCCTTAG
- the aceR gene encoding HTH-type transcriptional regulator AceR, with protein sequence MNINQEQLIMFQTVIETGSFSAAARKLGKVPSAVSMSIANLEIDLNLNLFERVGREPTPTAEAMVLYEKTQQLLIEMNQWKQHAHALSTGLESTLNIVVVSELLHTNWTDYITLLEQNFPSLAINIVSAPQEDALHMLLDQSAQLALMFEREQLDSREQFVELKREALVPVISNIHPLAQLEQVSFEQMVQTRQIVVASRDNRIKPELLFAKDYWRTDNHHSACMMIVRNLGWGVLPLEMFNENPELKKKLKILELYDFTPKFEYYVDLVWSRESELGAAARFLIEHIRQQRQKN encoded by the coding sequence ATGAATATTAATCAAGAACAACTCATCATGTTTCAAACCGTCATTGAAACAGGCTCATTTTCTGCGGCTGCACGCAAGTTGGGCAAAGTCCCTTCTGCGGTAAGCATGTCGATTGCTAACCTAGAAATTGATTTAAATCTCAACTTATTTGAGCGAGTGGGACGTGAACCAACTCCTACTGCTGAAGCAATGGTGCTGTATGAAAAAACACAACAATTACTCATTGAAATGAATCAATGGAAACAACATGCGCATGCGCTCAGCACAGGTTTAGAGTCCACATTAAACATTGTGGTTGTATCCGAACTATTGCATACCAATTGGACAGACTACATTACCCTACTTGAGCAAAATTTTCCGAGTCTCGCCATTAATATCGTATCTGCTCCGCAAGAAGATGCTTTGCACATGTTGCTGGATCAGTCAGCGCAACTAGCTTTGATGTTTGAGCGTGAACAATTAGACAGTCGTGAGCAGTTTGTTGAACTTAAAAGAGAAGCGTTAGTACCTGTTATCTCGAATATTCATCCACTGGCTCAACTTGAACAAGTATCTTTTGAGCAAATGGTTCAAACCCGTCAAATCGTAGTAGCGAGCCGAGATAACAGGATTAAACCTGAATTACTTTTTGCTAAAGATTACTGGCGTACCGACAACCACCATTCAGCGTGCATGATGATTGTTCGAAATTTGGGCTGGGGTGTTCTCCCCTTAGAAATGTTTAATGAAAACCCTGAATTAAAGAAAAAATTAAAAATTTTGGAGCTTTATGATTTCACACCAAAGTTTGAATATTATGTGGATCTCGTTTGGAGCCGAGAAAGTGAGTTAGGCGCTGCAGCAAGATTCTTGATTGAACACATTCGACAACAACGTCAGAAAAACTAA
- a CDS encoding MgtC/SapB family protein, with translation MQFKFLQDIDLSNIVDTLISLSVAFILGALIGFERQYRQRTAGLRTNVLVAVGAAIFVDIAINLTGADGAVRVIAYVVSGIGFLGAGVIMRQEGNIHGLNTAATLWCSAAVGASAGSDLIVEAILATMFILAANTLLRPIVHVIDRKPLDDDTEVLHVIYIICDRSQSKAVMDELNLTLKHHNYPAKDIQVTPFGEKEVEIEVMLIATSIEAEEAQHIINHLNSMPQIRQAFWDKNAIN, from the coding sequence ATGCAGTTTAAATTTCTCCAAGATATTGATTTATCAAATATCGTAGATACTTTAATTAGTCTCAGTGTCGCCTTCATTTTAGGTGCTTTGATTGGTTTTGAAAGACAATATCGCCAACGTACTGCTGGTTTAAGAACCAATGTATTGGTGGCTGTTGGGGCCGCGATCTTTGTAGATATCGCAATTAACCTTACAGGGGCTGATGGTGCAGTACGTGTAATAGCTTATGTTGTTTCAGGAATAGGATTTTTAGGCGCAGGCGTAATTATGCGCCAAGAAGGTAATATCCATGGCTTAAATACAGCAGCAACTTTGTGGTGTTCTGCCGCTGTTGGGGCGTCTGCAGGATCCGATCTTATCGTTGAGGCTATTTTAGCTACTATGTTTATTTTGGCTGCCAATACATTGTTGCGACCAATTGTACATGTGATTGATCGTAAACCATTAGATGATGATACTGAAGTGCTACATGTGATCTATATCATTTGTGATCGCAGTCAGAGTAAAGCGGTGATGGATGAGTTGAACTTGACGCTAAAACACCACAATTATCCTGCGAAGGATATTCAGGTAACGCCCTTTGGAGAAAAGGAAGTTGAAATTGAAGTGATGTTGATTGCAACCTCAATTGAAGCTGAAGAAGCTCAACATATCATTAACCATCTGAATTCTATGCCACAAATTCGTCAGGCTTTTTGGGATAAGAATGCGATCAATTAA
- a CDS encoding L-serine ammonia-lyase, producing the protein MALSVFDLFKIGVGPSSSHTVAPMRAAYRFTQSLKVQNILNKVARVQIFLYGSLSSTGVGHGTDRATILGLMGNDPETIDIPHSQIQLDQVLQSKILMIDGTHAVKFDPNQDIIFIDEALPYHPNAMTITAVDIEEKLLYSNTYYSIGGGFIIDESQVDQGSFVEDQTVVPYPFQSAKELLALCKTHQCSVSHLMLENEKSWRSEAEIRAKIMQIWQVMQDCIQSGLQHEGVLAGGLNVKRRAKNIHQRLLKKENENLIATTFNAMEWVNLYALAVNEENAAGGRVVTAPTNGAAGIIPAVLSYYVNFSKDESEDTIVRFFLSAAAVGILCKLNASISGAEVGCQGEVGSACAMASAGLAEILEGTPEQVEHAAEIGLEHNLGLTCDPVGGLVQVPCIERNAIAAVKAINAAQMALHGDGDHFISLDKVIQTMKETGKDMSDKYKETSKGGLAVNSIEC; encoded by the coding sequence ATGGCGCTGAGCGTATTTGATCTTTTTAAAATTGGTGTTGGACCTTCGAGTTCACATACGGTTGCACCAATGAGAGCAGCGTATCGTTTTACTCAATCACTTAAAGTTCAAAATATTTTAAACAAGGTTGCTAGAGTACAAATTTTTTTATACGGTTCATTGTCTTCTACAGGTGTCGGGCATGGTACAGATCGAGCAACAATATTGGGTTTGATGGGAAATGATCCTGAAACAATTGATATCCCTCACAGCCAAATACAGCTAGATCAAGTGTTGCAATCCAAAATATTGATGATAGATGGTACTCATGCGGTAAAGTTTGATCCAAATCAAGATATTATTTTTATTGATGAGGCTTTACCTTACCACCCAAATGCGATGACAATAACAGCAGTAGATATTGAAGAAAAATTGCTTTATTCAAATACTTATTACTCGATTGGCGGTGGATTTATTATTGACGAGAGTCAGGTTGATCAAGGAAGTTTTGTCGAAGACCAGACAGTAGTGCCTTATCCATTTCAAAGTGCTAAAGAACTATTGGCATTATGCAAAACACATCAATGTAGTGTTAGTCATTTGATGTTAGAAAATGAAAAAAGTTGGCGCAGCGAAGCAGAAATTCGTGCCAAAATTATGCAAATTTGGCAAGTGATGCAAGACTGTATCCAAAGCGGTTTGCAACATGAAGGTGTTTTGGCAGGTGGTTTGAATGTGAAACGACGTGCCAAGAATATTCATCAACGCCTATTAAAAAAAGAAAATGAAAATTTGATTGCAACAACATTTAACGCCATGGAATGGGTGAATCTATACGCGCTCGCTGTTAATGAAGAAAATGCCGCAGGTGGGCGAGTGGTCACAGCACCGACGAATGGTGCGGCTGGAATTATTCCAGCAGTGTTATCTTATTATGTTAATTTTTCTAAAGATGAATCTGAAGATACCATTGTAAGATTTTTCTTGAGTGCCGCAGCAGTAGGTATTCTATGCAAATTGAATGCATCCATTTCTGGCGCTGAAGTTGGATGCCAGGGAGAGGTGGGTTCTGCATGTGCCATGGCATCGGCGGGATTAGCTGAAATTTTAGAAGGTACACCTGAACAAGTTGAACATGCTGCTGAAATTGGGCTTGAACATAATTTAGGGCTGACCTGTGACCCAGTCGGTGGTTTAGTACAAGTTCCATGTATTGAAAGGAATGCCATTGCTGCTGTAAAAGCAATCAATGCGGCTCAGATGGCATTACATGGGGATGGCGATCATTTTATTTCATTGGATAAAGTCATTCAAACGATGAAAGAAACAGGCAAGGATATGTCTGATAAGTATAAAGAAACTTCAAAAGGCGGATTAGCAGTCAATTCGATTGAGTGTTAA
- a CDS encoding RDD family protein translates to MSDKYEYAGFWIRVGAAILDTIIILAALIPLMMLLTPSVTDNLTRTSWSWSDWIGQILSAIFYIFCWVKFAGTPGKRLLRLKVLDEQTGNHISVGQGVIRYIGYIPATLVLFIGLIWIAFDPKKQGWHDKMAKTVVVREL, encoded by the coding sequence ATGTCAGATAAATATGAATATGCTGGATTTTGGATACGGGTGGGGGCAGCAATTCTTGATACGATTATTATTTTAGCAGCCTTAATTCCTTTAATGATGTTATTAACTCCAAGTGTGACTGATAATTTGACTAGAACAAGTTGGTCGTGGAGTGATTGGATCGGGCAGATTTTATCAGCAATATTTTATATATTTTGTTGGGTTAAGTTTGCAGGTACACCAGGTAAGCGATTATTACGTTTAAAAGTTCTTGATGAACAAACAGGAAATCATATTTCAGTAGGACAGGGGGTTATTCGCTATATTGGTTATATTCCAGCTACATTGGTATTGTTTATTGGTTTGATTTGGATTGCATTTGATCCCAAAAAACAAGGTTGGCATGACAAAATGGCAAAAACAGTGGTAGTCAGAGAGCTGTAA
- the leuE gene encoding leucine efflux protein LeuE, protein MFGITDLTTYIIGTILIILLPGPNSIYVMSVASRYGIRTGYAAACGVFTGDFILIVCTVLGAASLLKAFPILFVILKLTGACYLAYLGFKLLQSGYQTWKKPPHHTELADLPRLDKVHPYRTALGISLLNPKAILFFLSFFVQFVEPSYPYPMISFLVLALVLQIVSFSYLTALIFSGVKLAGFFKHNYKLAASGVFLVGVLFFGFGLKLATSTI, encoded by the coding sequence GTGTTTGGCATCACAGATTTAACTACTTATATTATCGGTACGATCTTAATCATTTTATTACCTGGCCCTAATTCCATCTATGTCATGTCTGTGGCCTCACGCTATGGAATACGTACTGGTTATGCTGCCGCTTGTGGTGTATTTACTGGTGATTTTATTTTAATCGTTTGTACTGTATTAGGCGCGGCATCGCTATTAAAAGCCTTTCCCATTTTGTTTGTTATTCTTAAATTAACTGGGGCCTGCTATCTTGCTTACTTAGGTTTTAAACTACTCCAAAGTGGATATCAAACATGGAAAAAACCTCCACATCACACAGAGTTGGCCGATTTACCTCGGTTAGATAAAGTTCATCCTTATCGGACAGCACTTGGCATTAGTTTATTGAACCCAAAGGCAATTTTATTTTTCTTATCGTTCTTTGTGCAATTTGTTGAGCCAAGTTATCCCTACCCAATGATCAGTTTTTTGGTATTGGCATTGGTTCTACAAATCGTTAGTTTTAGCTATCTAACCGCACTTATTTTTTCAGGCGTAAAATTAGCAGGTTTCTTTAAACACAACTATAAACTGGCTGCAAGTGGTGTATTTTTAGTTGGAGTTCTATTTTTTGGATTTGGTTTGAAACTTGCTACTTCGACTATATAA
- a CDS encoding monovalent cation:proton antiporter-2 (CPA2) family protein has translation MSSEAHSISLIAPVVLLAAAVIAVPIFKRIGLGSVLGYLIAGLIIGPFGFAFFNDSASILHIAELGIVMYLFVIGLEMQPSHLWSLRREIFGLGSLQILVSSLALTGVGILFGFTWQVAFIAATGFVLTSTAIVMQLLGDRGDIAQPRGQKIVSILLFEDLLIVPLLALVAFMAPNHVVESTSARLEMIGIGLLAIAGLIAAGYWLLNPLFKLLAAAKAREVMTAAALLVVLGAALIMQVSGLSMAMGAFLAGVLLSESTFRHQIEADIEPFRGILLGLFFLGVGMSLDLSVVAQNWQLILCGVVALMFVKALMIYIVARITKSSHTEALDRALLMAQGGEFAFVLFAAAVSAQVIDNMIRSNLTAIVVLSMVLTPIIGILFKRFTETKDSISLENVSVAEGLNGSVLMIGFGRFGQVTSQLLLARGVDVTIIDNDIDMIQNAERFGFKIYYGDGARLDILHASGAATAQAIVVCVDSKETTNKIVELVGHEFPLAKLLVRSYDREHSLYLVKQKVDYMIRETFESAIKFGGVILKELGVDQDEVRRITHEIRDRDEERFETEIAADDVYAGAGLQYTHAQPRPTAPLIQPQQVGRILNDDEAQKDLDK, from the coding sequence ATGAGTTCAGAAGCTCACTCAATAAGTTTAATCGCCCCTGTCGTTTTGTTGGCTGCAGCTGTTATTGCTGTCCCAATTTTTAAAAGAATTGGATTAGGGTCTGTTCTAGGATATTTGATCGCTGGATTAATTATTGGACCATTTGGTTTTGCCTTTTTTAATGATTCAGCTTCAATCTTACATATAGCAGAGCTGGGTATTGTAATGTACCTATTTGTGATTGGTTTGGAAATGCAACCTTCACATCTATGGAGTTTAAGGCGTGAAATATTTGGCTTAGGTAGTTTACAAATTTTAGTAAGCTCTCTGGCCTTGACCGGTGTTGGTATTCTTTTTGGTTTCACATGGCAAGTAGCGTTTATTGCTGCAACAGGTTTTGTTTTGACCTCAACAGCGATTGTTATGCAGTTACTCGGTGATCGTGGAGATATTGCACAACCACGTGGGCAAAAAATTGTCTCAATTCTATTGTTTGAAGATTTATTAATTGTACCTTTATTGGCACTTGTTGCTTTTATGGCACCAAACCATGTAGTGGAAAGTACCTCTGCACGGTTAGAAATGATCGGCATCGGTTTGCTCGCAATAGCTGGTTTGATTGCTGCTGGTTATTGGTTGTTAAACCCATTGTTTAAACTTTTGGCTGCTGCGAAAGCCAGAGAAGTGATGACAGCTGCGGCACTTTTGGTGGTATTAGGTGCTGCATTAATTATGCAAGTAAGTGGACTGTCTATGGCAATGGGGGCTTTCCTTGCAGGTGTATTGTTATCAGAATCTACATTTAGACATCAAATCGAAGCAGATATTGAGCCTTTCCGAGGAATCTTATTGGGGCTGTTCTTCCTTGGTGTCGGAATGTCATTGGACTTATCTGTTGTCGCTCAAAACTGGCAACTCATTTTATGTGGTGTAGTGGCATTAATGTTTGTAAAGGCATTGATGATCTATATCGTGGCGCGTATTACCAAGAGTTCACATACTGAGGCTTTAGATCGGGCATTACTCATGGCACAAGGTGGTGAGTTTGCTTTTGTATTGTTTGCTGCAGCGGTCAGTGCACAAGTCATTGATAATATGATTAGATCGAATCTAACAGCAATCGTTGTCCTTTCTATGGTTTTGACGCCGATTATTGGAATTTTGTTTAAACGTTTTACTGAAACCAAAGATTCGATCTCATTAGAGAATGTGAGTGTTGCAGAAGGTTTAAATGGCAGTGTTTTAATGATTGGTTTTGGTCGTTTTGGGCAAGTAACTAGTCAATTACTATTGGCACGTGGCGTAGATGTGACCATCATCGATAATGATATTGATATGATTCAAAATGCAGAAAGATTTGGTTTTAAAATCTATTATGGTGACGGCGCACGTTTAGATATTTTGCATGCATCAGGTGCTGCAACAGCACAAGCAATCGTGGTTTGTGTTGATAGTAAGGAAACAACCAATAAAATCGTTGAATTGGTTGGACATGAGTTCCCATTAGCAAAGCTGCTTGTGAGATCTTATGACAGAGAGCATTCGCTTTATTTGGTGAAGCAAAAAGTCGATTATATGATTCGTGAAACCTTTGAATCTGCGATTAAATTTGGTGGTGTGATCTTAAAAGAGCTTGGTGTCGATCAAGACGAGGTAAGACGTATTACTCATGAAATTCGTGATCGAGATGAAGAGCGCTTTGAAACTGAAATTGCTGCCGATGATGTTTATGCCGGTGCTGGACTACAATATACGCATGCGCAACCAAGACCAACGGCTCCATTGATTCAACCGCAACAGGTTGGGCGTATTTTAAATGATGATGAAGCTCAAAAAGACTTAGATAAATAG
- a CDS encoding dienelactone hydrolase family protein has translation MEIKTITLPTRQIEVEVYAPAETTDKVPAILLLHELYGVIDAYREDAQDLADRGYLVYVPNLYSGGAVKYCIRAMVAKAGRTNAADSEVNKEIHVLLDELKVDPRSNGRLGMLGQCLTGGYVIQMAKREDMLAPVVYHHSFGIEGAGVPKTESLDEIRILQGHWSEQFDPFCPARKRNKLIKQLGDRVEAYTYPMPHGFRTVSRDRPESALVWQRTVDFFDRELKQI, from the coding sequence ATGGAAATAAAAACAATCACATTACCAACTCGTCAGATCGAGGTTGAGGTTTATGCGCCAGCCGAAACGACTGATAAAGTACCTGCAATTTTGTTACTCCATGAATTATATGGAGTGATTGATGCTTATCGAGAGGATGCTCAAGACTTAGCCGATCGGGGATATCTAGTATACGTGCCGAATTTATATAGCGGCGGAGCAGTCAAATATTGCATTCGTGCAATGGTTGCAAAAGCAGGACGTACCAATGCAGCTGATAGCGAAGTAAATAAAGAAATCCATGTGTTATTGGATGAATTAAAAGTGGATCCGCGATCAAATGGTCGTTTGGGAATGTTAGGCCAATGTTTAACAGGTGGCTATGTCATTCAAATGGCAAAGCGTGAAGACATGTTAGCACCAGTGGTCTATCATCATTCTTTCGGCATCGAAGGTGCAGGTGTTCCTAAAACAGAGTCTTTGGATGAAATTAGAATTTTACAAGGACATTGGTCTGAGCAATTTGATCCATTCTGTCCCGCCAGAAAAAGGAATAAACTCATCAAGCAATTGGGAGATCGTGTAGAAGCTTATACGTATCCAATGCCACATGGTTTTCGTACGGTAAGCCGTGATCGACCAGAATCAGCATTAGTTTGGCAACGTACAGTTGATTTTTTTGACCGTGAATTAAAACAAATTTAA
- the tal gene encoding transaldolase, with product MTQTALNQLKNFTTVVADSSDLEAIKKFRPLDATTNPSLITAAAEQPESKELIEEAYLQAKQEGYKADELIERTIDILTVKFGVEILKLIDGRVSTEVDALLSYDTEATITKARELSKLYQSYGIEQSRILIKIASTWEGIQAAKVLEAEGIPCNLTLLFGLHQAQACADANVTLISPFVGRILDWYKKAEGVDAYPIEKDPGVLSVKKIYNYYKQQGIPTQVMGASFRSTAQVLGLTGCDLLTIAPNLLAQLEQDQQNVDAQLSVEASQQAEKIERPEQTKESFKAELEQDLMAFQLLQGGIDGFIKARNQLSLLLRQSFGVDAEISP from the coding sequence ATGACTCAAACTGCATTAAATCAATTAAAGAATTTTACAACCGTTGTAGCTGATAGTAGTGATCTTGAAGCAATTAAAAAATTTCGTCCACTCGATGCAACAACAAATCCTTCATTAATTACAGCAGCTGCTGAACAACCAGAAAGTAAAGAACTCATCGAAGAGGCCTATCTCCAAGCAAAACAAGAAGGTTATAAGGCTGATGAGCTGATCGAGCGTACGATTGATATTTTGACTGTCAAGTTTGGTGTTGAAATTTTAAAATTAATTGACGGTCGTGTTTCCACAGAAGTTGATGCTCTACTTTCTTATGATACAGAGGCAACGATTACTAAAGCTAGAGAGCTTTCAAAGCTATACCAAAGCTATGGCATCGAACAGTCACGCATCCTAATCAAGATTGCTTCTACATGGGAAGGTATTCAAGCTGCTAAAGTTTTAGAAGCTGAAGGGATTCCATGTAATCTCACTTTATTGTTTGGTTTACATCAAGCGCAAGCCTGTGCAGATGCAAACGTCACCCTTATCTCTCCATTTGTTGGACGTATTTTAGATTGGTACAAAAAAGCAGAAGGTGTAGATGCTTATCCAATCGAGAAAGATCCAGGCGTACTCTCTGTTAAGAAAATATATAATTATTACAAGCAACAAGGTATTCCAACACAAGTCATGGGGGCAAGCTTCCGCAGCACTGCTCAAGTACTTGGCTTAACTGGTTGTGATTTACTAACTATTGCGCCAAATTTATTGGCACAATTAGAACAAGACCAACAAAACGTTGATGCTCAACTGAGTGTAGAAGCCTCACAACAGGCTGAAAAAATTGAGCGTCCTGAACAAACTAAGGAAAGCTTCAAGGCTGAACTTGAACAAGATCTAATGGCATTCCAACTACTACAAGGTGGAATTGATGGTTTTATCAAAGCTCGAAATCAATTAAGTTTGTTACTTCGTCAATCTTTTGGTGTTGATGCTGAAATCAGTCCATAA
- the aceI gene encoding chlorhexidine efflux PACE transporter AceI, protein MLISKRRLIHAIVYEVILLVIIAIALSFIFDMPMEVTGTLGVFMAVVSVIWNMIFNNYFEKIELKYNWERTVPVRILHAVGFEGGLLIATVPMIAYMMNMTIVEAFILDIGLTLCILVYTFIFQWCYDTVENRFFPNAKFAS, encoded by the coding sequence ATGTTGATTTCCAAAAGAAGACTCATTCATGCGATTGTCTATGAAGTGATTTTATTGGTCATCATCGCAATTGCGTTAAGTTTTATTTTTGACATGCCGATGGAAGTAACAGGAACATTAGGTGTGTTTATGGCGGTTGTTTCAGTGATTTGGAACATGATTTTTAATAATTATTTTGAGAAAATTGAGCTTAAATACAATTGGGAAAGAACTGTACCAGTGCGTATTTTGCATGCGGTTGGATTTGAAGGTGGTTTGTTAATCGCGACAGTTCCAATGATTGCTTATATGATGAATATGACGATCGTTGAAGCGTTTATTTTGGATATCGGTTTAACCTTATGTATTTTGGTCTATACTTTTATCTTCCAGTGGTGTTATGACACTGTAGAAAATCGTTTCTTCCCAAATGCAAAATTTGCATCATAA